In a single window of the Littorina saxatilis isolate snail1 linkage group LG3, US_GU_Lsax_2.0, whole genome shotgun sequence genome:
- the LOC138961997 gene encoding dehydrogenase/reductase SDR family member 6-like — MGRLDGKVLVLSAAAQGIGRAAALMAAKEGAKVIATDVNAEKLKELEGTPGIETRVLDVLNTDAVNAFVASLGKVDIVFNCAGFVADGTILDTDEKTWDFSFDLNVKSMYRMCRAFIPKMIEQGTGGSIINMSSVASSIKGAPSRSVYGATKAAVIGLTKSMAVDFVEHKIRFNCICPGTVDTPSLRERINALPNPEQAMQDFIGRQKLGRLATADEMAYLIVYLGSNESAFVTGQEFVIDGGWSL; from the exons ATGGGACGACTGGATGGAAAAGTTCTTGTGCTGTCAGCAGCTGCACAGGGCATTGGCAGGGCTGCTGCTTTG ATGGCAGCGAAAGAAGGTGCAAAAGTGATAGCCACTGATGTCAACGCAGAAAAACTGAAGGAGCTGGAAGGAACACCAG GCATTGAGACAAGAGTTCTGGATGTACTCAACACTGATGCAGTCAACGCGTTTGTGGCCTCTCTGGGAAAAGTCGACATTGTCTTCAACTGTGCCGG TTTTGTAGCTGATGGCACTATACTTGACACGGATGAGAAAACTTGGGACTTTTCCTTCGACCTGAATGTCAAGAGTATGTACCGCATGTGCCGCGCTTTCATCCCCaag ATGATTGAACAAGGAACAGGAGGAAGCATCATCAACATGTCCTCAGTGGCCTCCAGTATAAAAG GCGCCCCAAGCCGTTCAGTCTATGGAGCGACAAAAGCTGCTGTGATCGGACTAACGAAGTCCATGGCTGTGGATTTTGTTGAGCACAAAATCAGGTTCAACTGTATCTGTCCAG GGACTGTGGACACACCTTCTCTGAGAGAACGGATAAACGCTCTACCAAACCCTGAACAG GCAATGCAAGATTTCATAGGCAGACAGAAGCTGGGCAGACTGGCAACTGCTGACGAGATGGCATACCTCATTGTCTACCTGGGCTCCAATGAG